A single region of the Euzebya rosea genome encodes:
- a CDS encoding serine/threonine-protein kinase: protein MAGPDDSPDIAPLAGAPVIEGYTVTGLVGRGGFASVWAAEQGAVAGRVAIKVINVADTDADTLLRFERESQAMGALRGHPHIVTILDAGHTADGLPYLVMELLESGSLQGDLVRRRDAGEGPMPVERVLDLGVKLASAVATAHARGILHRDLKPGNVLLSDYGEPLLTDFGVARLVDHEASVSGQALSAGFTAPEIISGGQPSVASDIFSLGCTLYTLLAGRSPFRRADDAGLLPALSRTVEEAHPDLREEGIPSVVVDILDTALEKQPEARYRDAVEMAQALRRAQEALGLPPSTAPFPADPVAPTLRAELGPDRSAPTIVTSFPGAPAVPDAPAVPASPAALAADPDDVTPPAQAEADEPTGPRRRGRRRARAALVGGGVVLGMLVSAAALWWWLPDDPPPPPPASEAADGEDVDEDSSEVQAALVIEVPLIVTADDVVLVVEDPEGPTLQALYGEWAAAINTEDYTALHDLYTPAFRSDTTVDDLAEEWARLGIPYLAIEEVERADDGRLFVSIEYETEGFLPGADVAGCLLWLYEDTLIPAGEGYQLHDHEPLADAQPC from the coding sequence GTGGCCGGACCGGACGACTCTCCCGACATCGCGCCGTTGGCCGGGGCCCCCGTGATCGAGGGGTACACCGTGACGGGCCTGGTCGGCCGGGGTGGCTTCGCGTCGGTGTGGGCGGCCGAACAGGGTGCGGTCGCTGGGCGGGTGGCCATCAAGGTCATCAACGTCGCCGACACCGACGCCGACACGCTGCTGCGGTTCGAACGGGAGAGCCAGGCCATGGGGGCGCTGCGGGGCCACCCGCACATCGTGACGATCCTCGATGCCGGCCACACCGCTGACGGGCTGCCCTACCTGGTGATGGAGCTGCTGGAGTCCGGCTCGCTGCAGGGCGACCTGGTCCGACGCCGCGATGCGGGGGAGGGGCCGATGCCCGTCGAGCGCGTCCTCGACCTGGGCGTCAAGCTGGCCTCGGCCGTCGCCACCGCCCATGCCCGGGGCATCCTCCACCGTGACCTCAAGCCGGGCAACGTCCTGCTCAGCGACTACGGCGAACCGCTGCTCACCGACTTCGGGGTGGCCCGGCTGGTCGACCACGAGGCCTCCGTCAGCGGCCAGGCGCTGTCGGCCGGGTTCACGGCGCCGGAGATCATCAGCGGCGGACAGCCGTCGGTCGCGAGCGACATCTTCTCCCTGGGCTGCACCCTGTACACGCTGCTGGCCGGTCGGTCCCCCTTCCGCCGGGCCGACGACGCCGGGTTGTTGCCCGCCCTCAGCCGCACCGTGGAGGAGGCGCACCCCGACCTGCGGGAGGAGGGGATCCCGTCGGTCGTCGTGGACATCCTCGACACGGCGCTGGAGAAGCAGCCCGAGGCCCGCTACCGGGACGCCGTCGAGATGGCCCAGGCGCTCCGCCGGGCGCAGGAGGCGCTGGGCCTGCCCCCCTCGACGGCACCGTTCCCCGCTGACCCCGTGGCCCCGACCCTGCGGGCCGAGCTCGGACCCGACCGGTCCGCACCGACGATCGTGACGTCCTTCCCGGGTGCCCCCGCCGTTCCGGACGCCCCGGCCGTCCCCGCGTCGCCCGCGGCGCTGGCGGCCGATCCGGACGACGTGACGCCGCCAGCCCAGGCGGAAGCCGACGAGCCGACGGGCCCCCGGCGCCGTGGCCGTCGTCGCGCACGTGCCGCGCTGGTGGGTGGCGGGGTGGTGCTCGGCATGCTGGTCAGCGCAGCCGCCCTGTGGTGGTGGCTGCCGGACGATCCGCCGCCCCCGCCCCCTGCATCGGAGGCGGCCGACGGTGAGGACGTCGACGAGGACAGCTCGGAGGTCCAGGCGGCGCTGGTCATCGAGGTCCCGCTCATCGTCACCGCCGACGACGTGGTGCTCGTCGTCGAGGACCCCGAGGGGCCGACGCTGCAAGCCCTCTACGGCGAATGGGCCGCCGCGATCAACACCGAGGACTACACCGCCCTGCACGACCTCTACACGCCAGCGTTCCGAAGCGACACGACGGTCGACGACCTTGCCGAGGAGTGGGCGCGCCTGGGCATCCCCTACCTCGCGATCGAGGAGGTCGAACGCGCCGACGACGGACGGTTGTTCGTCAGCATCGAGTACGAGACCGAGGGGTTCCTGCCGGGAGCCGACGTCGCGGGGTGCCTCCTGTGGCTGTACGAGGACACGTTGATCCCGGCCGGCGAGGGCTACCAGCTGCACGACCACGAACCGCTGGCCGACGCCCAGCCCTGCTGA
- a CDS encoding MFS transporter, with the protein MSADVAARLYDLLIDDDATGSDDVEPEVAEAAPGNTLRIVSALTLQKIGDRIADPKSVLAWLLATVGAPAGLTGLLVPIRESGSLLPQAAMLPRIRTVHRRSRVWVAGAVGQALAVAAIAATAVALRGVAAGVAVLAALAAFAVSRAMSSIAYKDVLGRTIPKGQRGQVSGLASVTSGVVTIALGLGLRLVGQDSGAVVLAGLLAAGAAMWAIAAVVFATVREPTEVEASAADDREDVSTLATLRHDAPFRRFVTARALLLVSALSPPFVVALSNDEGDAALAQLGLFVVAQGLASMLGGRMWGRFADRSSRRTMMAAAGAASAVVVAFLVVGTGVDAAWLFPAAYFLLALAHEGARLGRKTYVTDMAEGDQRTTYVAASNTAMGVVLLGAGAISSGLALAGPRLALGFLAAAGLAGVVVGRSLPEVSGPSPD; encoded by the coding sequence ATGTCTGCCGATGTCGCCGCCCGCCTGTACGACCTGCTCATCGACGACGACGCCACGGGGAGCGACGACGTCGAACCCGAGGTCGCCGAAGCCGCGCCCGGCAACACCCTCCGGATCGTGTCGGCCCTCACCCTGCAGAAGATCGGGGACCGGATCGCCGATCCGAAGTCCGTGCTGGCGTGGCTGCTCGCGACCGTCGGCGCGCCCGCTGGCCTGACCGGCCTGCTGGTCCCGATCCGCGAGTCGGGGTCGTTGTTGCCGCAGGCGGCGATGCTGCCGAGGATCCGCACCGTCCACCGACGGTCCCGTGTGTGGGTCGCCGGCGCGGTGGGACAGGCGCTCGCCGTCGCCGCGATCGCCGCCACGGCCGTCGCCCTGCGCGGGGTCGCCGCCGGGGTGGCCGTCCTGGCCGCCCTCGCGGCGTTCGCCGTCAGCCGGGCCATGTCGTCGATCGCCTACAAGGACGTGCTGGGCCGGACCATCCCCAAGGGCCAGCGCGGGCAGGTGTCGGGGCTGGCCTCGGTGACCTCCGGGGTGGTGACGATCGCCCTCGGCCTGGGCCTGCGCCTGGTCGGCCAGGACTCCGGCGCGGTGGTGCTCGCCGGGCTGCTGGCGGCCGGCGCGGCGATGTGGGCCATCGCCGCGGTGGTGTTCGCGACCGTCCGGGAACCCACCGAGGTGGAGGCATCGGCCGCCGACGACCGGGAGGACGTGTCGACCCTGGCCACCCTGCGCCACGACGCCCCGTTCCGGCGCTTCGTCACCGCCAGGGCGCTGCTGCTGGTCTCGGCGTTGTCCCCGCCGTTCGTGGTGGCCCTGTCCAACGACGAGGGTGATGCGGCGCTGGCACAGCTCGGCCTGTTCGTCGTCGCACAGGGGCTGGCCTCGATGCTCGGCGGTCGGATGTGGGGACGCTTCGCCGACCGCTCGAGCCGCCGGACGATGATGGCGGCGGCGGGGGCGGCCTCCGCGGTCGTCGTCGCCTTCCTGGTCGTCGGCACGGGGGTCGACGCCGCATGGCTCTTCCCCGCGGCCTACTTCCTGCTGGCGCTGGCCCACGAGGGCGCCCGCCTGGGCCGCAAGACCTACGTGACCGACATGGCGGAGGGCGACCAACGAACCACCTACGTCGCGGCGTCCAACACGGCGATGGGTGTCGTGCTGCTCGGTGCCGGGGCGATCAGCAGCGGGCTCGCGCTGGCCGGTCCGCGCCTGGCGCTGGGGTTCCTCGCCGCGGCCGGGCTGGCCGGTGTCGTGGTCGGCCGGTCGCTGCCGGAGGTCTCGGGGCCCTCTCCCGACTGA
- a CDS encoding DUF998 domain-containing protein, whose protein sequence is MSTVSLPRPVRLGAWSAVVGPVVYVGTWALAGALRDGYSPTRDAISELGELGASTAPAMTAAFVLFGLSALPFARVADRLPGAGRALQVAIVVTGLATAGAGVFPCSAGCPGPGSSFTDNGHAIVATVGYIALMACPLLSGRAAIRAGARWFGWASVVLGTIGVIGMTAWVLGLAGDAYGGLLQRGFNTVADVWWVSAGVVLLAGPVPDRSTLAGNASPARLVEGSTTLSTPSEQP, encoded by the coding sequence GTGTCGACCGTTTCGCTGCCCCGTCCCGTTCGCCTGGGCGCATGGTCGGCGGTCGTGGGACCGGTCGTCTACGTCGGCACCTGGGCGCTTGCCGGGGCGCTGCGCGACGGCTACTCCCCGACCCGGGACGCCATCAGCGAGCTCGGCGAGCTGGGCGCATCGACGGCGCCAGCCATGACCGCCGCGTTCGTGCTCTTCGGCCTGAGCGCACTGCCGTTCGCCCGGGTGGCCGACCGGCTGCCGGGTGCTGGCCGCGCGCTGCAGGTCGCCATCGTCGTGACCGGCCTTGCCACGGCCGGCGCCGGGGTGTTCCCCTGCTCCGCCGGGTGTCCCGGGCCCGGGTCGTCGTTCACCGACAACGGCCACGCGATCGTTGCCACGGTGGGCTACATCGCGCTGATGGCCTGTCCGCTGCTCAGCGGCCGCGCAGCGATCCGCGCGGGGGCTCGCTGGTTCGGCTGGGCCTCGGTGGTCCTCGGGACGATCGGCGTGATCGGCATGACCGCATGGGTGCTCGGGCTCGCAGGGGACGCCTACGGCGGCCTGCTCCAGCGTGGCTTCAACACCGTGGCCGACGTCTGGTGGGTGTCGGCCGGGGTGGTGCTGCTGGCCGGACCGGTCCCTGACCGATCGACCCTCGCCGGGAATGCCTCACCCGCTAGACTGGTTGAAGGCTCAACAACATTGTCGACCCCCTCGGAACAGCCATGA
- a CDS encoding NADPH-dependent FMN reductase yields MTIHILALSGSLRAASTNTAVLRTAIELAPDDVEMSIHDLRDLPFYDGDLEEAGAPESVEALRTALERADALLIATPEYNWSVPAVLKNAIDWASRGPDSPLEQLPTAVISAAGGSGGRRVQAHLREVFAHNDVDLLDEQVMIPRARVHIEDGRLVGEPHRTEVRSLVAALAEHAESMASRSAA; encoded by the coding sequence ATGACCATCCACATCCTTGCCCTGTCCGGCAGCCTTCGTGCAGCCTCGACCAACACGGCGGTCCTGCGCACCGCGATCGAGCTGGCGCCCGACGACGTCGAAATGTCCATCCACGACCTGCGTGACCTGCCGTTCTACGACGGTGACCTCGAGGAGGCCGGGGCCCCCGAGTCCGTCGAGGCACTGCGCACGGCGCTGGAACGGGCCGACGCGCTGCTCATCGCGACGCCCGAGTACAACTGGTCGGTCCCGGCCGTGCTGAAGAACGCGATCGACTGGGCGTCGCGCGGGCCCGACTCGCCGCTGGAACAGCTCCCCACCGCGGTGATCAGCGCTGCCGGCGGCAGCGGTGGCCGGCGGGTGCAGGCCCACCTGCGAGAGGTGTTCGCCCACAACGACGTCGACCTGCTCGACGAACAGGTCATGATCCCCCGCGCGCGCGTCCACATCGAGGACGGGCGCCTGGTCGGCGAGCCACACCGCACCGAGGTCCGGTCGCTGGTCGCGGCCCTGGCCGAGCACGCCGAGTCGATGGCGTCCCGCTCGGCCGCCTGA
- a CDS encoding aldehyde dehydrogenase family protein — translation MTKVTLRAGSTGEFREVRSPWSGEVIAEVEQADAALVDRVLARQTALFADRPGWLPHHERAAILRRAARLAESRLEDLALQVAREGGKPLTDARAEVARGVNGLELAAEEGTRIAGHEVPMRGTAAAAGRLAFTTREPRGLVAAVSAFNHPFNLVVHQVAPAVAAGCPVAIKPASATPLSCHALVDLLLEAGLPEDWAVVLPMPGRVAESLVTDPRIAFFSFIGSGEVGWGLRRKVADGVRCAMEHGGAAPLIVDEGADLEALVPKIVKGGYYHAGQVCVSVQRVFALRSIVDELVDRVRAEVAGLVTGDPTDPDTQVGPLIEQGEADRVHEWVQEAVSAGARLVEGGQPMDHQCHAPTLLVDAPADTKVRTMEVFGPVMNIAGVDTLDEAIAAANDVPFSFQASICTADVTRAMYAASRIDANAVMINDHTAFRVDWMPFGGRRVSGLGLGGIPHTLHEMTAEKLIVLPAP, via the coding sequence ATGACCAAGGTGACGCTGAGGGCAGGGTCGACCGGCGAGTTCCGCGAGGTGCGGTCGCCCTGGAGCGGCGAGGTGATCGCCGAGGTCGAGCAGGCCGATGCGGCCCTCGTGGACCGCGTGCTGGCACGGCAGACGGCCCTCTTCGCGGACCGTCCCGGCTGGCTGCCCCACCACGAACGAGCGGCGATCCTGCGACGGGCGGCGCGGCTGGCGGAGTCCCGGCTGGAGGACCTCGCCCTCCAGGTCGCCCGCGAGGGCGGCAAGCCGCTGACCGACGCCAGGGCAGAGGTGGCCCGCGGGGTGAACGGCCTCGAGCTCGCCGCGGAGGAGGGCACACGCATCGCCGGGCACGAGGTCCCGATGCGGGGGACGGCGGCCGCCGCGGGACGGCTGGCGTTCACCACCCGCGAACCGCGCGGGCTCGTGGCGGCGGTCAGCGCCTTCAACCACCCCTTCAACCTGGTCGTCCACCAGGTCGCACCGGCGGTTGCCGCCGGATGCCCCGTGGCGATCAAGCCCGCCAGCGCCACTCCCCTGTCCTGCCATGCGCTGGTCGACCTGCTGCTGGAGGCCGGGCTGCCCGAGGACTGGGCGGTCGTCCTGCCGATGCCGGGCCGGGTGGCCGAGTCACTGGTCACCGACCCCCGCATCGCCTTCTTCAGCTTCATCGGCTCGGGCGAGGTCGGCTGGGGCCTTCGCCGCAAGGTCGCCGACGGGGTGCGGTGTGCGATGGAGCACGGCGGGGCGGCACCGCTGATCGTCGACGAGGGGGCCGACCTCGAGGCGCTGGTGCCGAAGATCGTCAAGGGCGGGTACTACCACGCCGGCCAGGTCTGCGTGTCGGTCCAGCGGGTCTTCGCCCTGCGATCGATCGTCGACGAGCTGGTGGACCGGGTCAGGGCCGAGGTCGCCGGGCTCGTGACCGGCGACCCCACCGATCCCGACACGCAGGTCGGCCCGCTGATCGAGCAGGGCGAGGCGGACCGGGTCCACGAGTGGGTGCAGGAGGCGGTGTCGGCAGGTGCCCGGTTGGTCGAGGGTGGCCAGCCGATGGACCACCAGTGCCATGCGCCGACGCTGCTGGTCGACGCGCCCGCAGACACGAAGGTGCGAACGATGGAGGTGTTCGGTCCCGTGATGAACATCGCCGGCGTGGACACCCTCGACGAGGCGATCGCCGCCGCCAACGACGTGCCGTTCAGCTTCCAGGCGTCGATCTGCACCGCTGACGTGACCCGGGCGATGTACGCCGCCAGCCGCATCGACGCCAACGCCGTGATGATCAACGACCACACGGCCTTCCGCGTCGACTGGATGCCCTTCGGCGGCCGCAGGGTCTCGGGCCTGGGGCTCGGCGGTATCCCCCACACGCTGCATGAGATGACGGCCGAGAAGCTCATCGTCCTGCCCGCCCCCTGA
- a CDS encoding protein kinase domain-containing protein: MTSPEPDSDDQRQPTLIDPARALTEEAVRQAPRAPHVHQPVTAGLVIADRYELRERLGVGATAEVWTGLDRQLDRLVAVKLLLPDWRGHSDAAERFRREGRMTAKLTHHGIVSVLDAGLEPDGTAFHVMELVQGESLADALDRRGRLTPEEVVDLGAAVLDALSHAHAAGLVHRDVKPGNILLDGRDGTPKLTDFGVAKVEHGDRDLTSTGMIIGTAAYLAPEQATGEALDGRADQYALGCVLFECLTGQRAFDGATPVQIAGARIGVQIRPSDRDPSVPPGLDAVIARSMAPEPAGRFPTAEAMADALRTSLDQPAPALHDTRPSAAHQSTAALPAMSSTPAQPPADGVGGSQSAFAERPSRPRRGGRSMIAVVAAAVLVAVAALLAIGLAGGQDTSDDGVGDADAGSSGETPVAVASATGFDPQGDGGEYDEDAPLLLDGDPATTWRTEGYNSASFGNLKSGVGVTLQLAEPTDLSAVRLFGVTPGITAEVRVSADRPSSLEDTTLVGTADGGGDVEVTLEGAEGVGWVTIWIVPPLPSDGGRHRAEIGEVQPIR; this comes from the coding sequence ATGACGAGCCCCGAGCCCGACAGCGACGACCAGCGACAGCCGACGCTGATCGATCCTGCGCGCGCGCTCACCGAGGAGGCCGTTCGCCAAGCGCCGCGTGCGCCGCACGTCCACCAGCCCGTGACCGCAGGCCTGGTCATCGCCGACCGGTACGAGCTGCGTGAGCGCCTGGGTGTCGGTGCCACCGCGGAGGTGTGGACGGGCCTGGACCGCCAGCTCGACCGGCTGGTCGCCGTCAAGCTGCTCCTCCCGGACTGGCGTGGCCACTCCGACGCGGCAGAACGGTTCCGTCGCGAGGGGCGGATGACCGCCAAGCTGACGCACCACGGCATCGTGAGCGTGCTCGACGCCGGGCTCGAACCCGACGGTACCGCCTTCCACGTCATGGAGCTGGTGCAGGGCGAGTCGTTGGCCGACGCGCTGGACCGGCGTGGACGGTTGACCCCCGAGGAGGTCGTGGACCTGGGCGCCGCGGTGCTCGACGCGCTGTCGCACGCCCATGCGGCGGGCCTCGTCCATCGCGACGTCAAGCCCGGCAACATCCTGCTGGACGGCCGCGACGGCACGCCCAAGCTGACCGACTTCGGGGTGGCCAAGGTCGAGCACGGTGACCGGGACCTGACCTCCACCGGAATGATCATCGGCACCGCCGCCTACCTGGCGCCCGAGCAGGCGACGGGAGAGGCGCTGGACGGCCGCGCGGACCAGTACGCCCTGGGGTGTGTGCTGTTCGAGTGCCTGACGGGCCAGCGCGCGTTCGACGGTGCCACCCCCGTCCAGATCGCGGGTGCCCGCATCGGCGTGCAGATCCGTCCGTCGGACCGCGATCCGTCCGTGCCCCCGGGCCTCGACGCCGTGATCGCCCGGTCGATGGCACCGGAGCCCGCGGGACGGTTCCCCACCGCCGAGGCCATGGCCGACGCGCTGCGGACCTCCCTCGACCAGCCCGCGCCGGCCCTTCACGACACCCGGCCGAGCGCTGCCCACCAGTCGACGGCAGCGCTGCCTGCGATGTCGAGCACTCCCGCACAGCCACCCGCTGACGGTGTCGGGGGCAGCCAGTCCGCGTTCGCCGAGCGGCCCAGCAGGCCTCGTCGCGGTGGACGGTCCATGATCGCGGTCGTGGCAGCTGCCGTGCTGGTCGCGGTCGCGGCGCTGCTGGCCATCGGCCTGGCGGGCGGCCAGGACACCTCCGACGACGGCGTCGGCGATGCCGACGCGGGTTCGAGCGGGGAGACTCCCGTCGCCGTCGCGAGCGCCACGGGCTTCGACCCGCAGGGCGACGGCGGCGAGTACGACGAGGACGCGCCCCTGCTGCTCGACGGTGACCCCGCCACCACCTGGCGGACCGAGGGGTACAACTCCGCGTCCTTCGGCAACCTCAAGTCCGGCGTCGGCGTCACCCTGCAGCTCGCCGAACCCACCGACCTGTCCGCGGTCCGGCTCTTCGGGGTCACGCCCGGCATCACCGCCGAGGTCCGGGTGTCCGCCGACCGGCCGTCGTCGCTGGAGGACACGACCCTCGTCGGCACGGCCGACGGCGGCGGTGACGTGGAGGTGACCCTCGAGGGCGCCGAGGGTGTGGGATGGGTGACGATCTGGATCGTCCCGCCGCTGCCCAGCGACGGTGGCCGGCACCGGGCCGAGATCGGTGAGGTCCAGCCGATCCGATAG